In the Microplitis mediator isolate UGA2020A chromosome 5, iyMicMedi2.1, whole genome shotgun sequence genome, TCTTTTTGGAGtacgtatttaaaaattcaatttattccTATAGaattctaaattatttataaattttattacaacaaTCACTTCgattaattttctatatttcTTTATTCCAAGTAATACATTCACCAAAAAGACATTTAAACGAAAACCAACtaataatttctttaaattacttaaagaGTATCTCATAGATATGTTTCCCAGTTATTAATAcatgaataatataaaattaattaaaatattaaaaccacCTTCCACTTTTGGTGCTtctatttcattaattacaacgcattaattaattagttaattaatttttaacttttatctttcaggaatttttaaaatactcaaTAGACTTGGCAGATCTTGTAGGAATATTGATAGTCTTAAAAGGAATACCTGGTAAAGGACATGCTAAAGTTTTAACAGCAGGAATTGGTTGGGCTGGAGCAGAAGTACTTTTAACAAGATTTTTACTACTCTGGGTAGGAGCTCGGGGAGCTGAATTTGACTGGAAATACATACAAAAGAGTTTAGAATCAAATATATCTCTTATACAACATATATCAACGGCAACGCTGGTCTGGTTATGGTCCCGACATGATTTAAAGAAGAGTTTAGTACCATTAGTTATTAGTATGCTATTGTTGACTGTCTACAGACCATTGATATTAGATTTATTAACGTCATTATTACTTGCTGGGCCTTGGTCGTCCCTACTCATCAAAGCTGTAACGACTCTTTTCATGGGTGCGGTTACACTTCATATTTATGCTGGATTTGCTCATTccattggaattttttaaacataccAAATCAACCACCTtcgattaatattaattaattactgtcaAATTATTCACTaatctttcatttttgtaattaaaccCATTCcattaaagataattaatgcattgatttttttttcacctttaaaaaatttcgttatCAATAATCATTTACTAAAtgcttatttattattgatattattattattatttcttttgttttacttataataaaaaatgaaaatggaaaaaacTTATCGTATGAACTATTCTTATTTCTAAAGCATATATTTAAAGTCttgcaaaataaaaatgtatttatatgtttttaaaaattaattaataatcaacgTACACTACAAAATAAACGCTTTAAGTAATTCTATAATTGGTAGAAACagtaattacttattttatattggCATTtactaaaagaaaatatattttttttttcaattttatggAACATGAATAatcgtaatatatatatttgaacttaaattatttctgttcttatattaattcaaatgCCGTTGCTTATAtggactatttttatttttaaacagaataattaataatgataagtaTTCAAGTATAAAATGCGTGAGAGaaaataaggaaaataatGTCAAACATCTTataatgatttgaaaaaatatactcacgAGTAAATAACTCAtaactttataattaaaaatcaaaataataattttacgaGGTTGTACACGAAGGTCCATCCATAGCATCATCATCGGAGTGACTATCACTGTCTAATGATCTACTTGAATCATTTGATGAATCAGAATTATCATCATATGAACGAGCGTGTACTAATCTTCGAGCACGTGATGCAGGCtgtaattaagaaaaaaaaaagaagaaaattattttattaattaatataaattaaaaaaaatttttttttttttgtaattttaatcatttttaattaccatCGCGGACTTAAAAGAATAGTCAgagaaattaattacaaaaaataaaattgaagttaattatcttatttttaatatacatTTACCGACATCAATATAAGACCTCATCAAAAAGTAATTTacgtataaatgtataaatatgtatatgtataatgtAGATATCTACATTATACATatacgtatttttttaaatgataataaatttttaaaaagtttgtgATGAATCAGGGTACGGAAGTTTGTGCTcaacaataagaataaaagaaaaaaattcacgcaAATTTCTCTATATCAAAATGACGATCGCGGGCAAGTTCAcctaaatcaaattaaaagatatattgaAATGTCGAGTGTCATAAAAGCCGTCGAAATTAAGGTTGTGAAAAGAATATGTTAATAAAACTATCAGCAAGATAATTAGCAAGACAATTGTCTTGCTCGTCTTACTAGCGGTCGTGCTCGTTGTCTTGCTAATtatcttgctggtggtcttgctaattgtcttggtgattgtcttattgacatatttttttcacaacctcAATTTCGACATTCTTTTATGGCATTCGATATTTGAATTATATCTTCTAATTTAATTCTCGTGAATTTGCTCGCGATCGTcattttgatataaaaaaattttggcgaATTCCTTTCTTTTTATCCTTATACAGTCAGAACCAGTGATTCATACCGTCTATGGTTACAAGCGTACCAACTGACAAGTCTATACTGCGATAACTCTGTGCAGTAGATTTCTTGTTAGCATAGTTATATGAAGGACAATTATGTTATAAGATAAATCTATGTTAAAACTTTTCTATGCAGAATATTTCTATTGCAGGACACCTCTATGTAGGACATATCTATGCAACATATCTCTATATAAGGCATTTGTGTTGCAGGACATCTCCATGCAAGATATCTCTATGCAGGACATTTCTATGTGGCAGATTTTTATGCTAGACAAATACAtgtctaattatttttctcgataataaaataacttcaaCACATAGAtctcagtttaaaaatataataaatagtgaaatattttttttttattgaggcttaaatttatgaaatcgataatattaatgatagaaatttaaatcaagAAGCGtgtattcttttaaaaaaagtaaaaaaaaaaaaacctgaaaACGGTTGGCCCAGTGGGCCAACTCGGAAACTTCCCGCTCTTTTCGAGCTCAGAAAGCTTAAAAACGTTTTGATTggcaaatttttgagctcttcgaagtcgaaaaatgtttatttcattgttcaacgaaaatataaatacatttagctaaaagaaattaatttttgtcgtatACGATATCTTTAGAACGAATCAATCGATTTGGACGTTCtgggcggcaatcgaaagggctcatcaagtatttttgtatatttactCTTGAAGCCAtagttttacatatatttgtcCTACATACAAATGTCCTGTATAGAGATGGCTTGCATAGAGATCTCCTGCATACAGATATCTTACATAGAGATATCTTGCACAGAGATGTCCTgcatagaaatattttgcatagaataattttgacatcgAAATATCGTGTAATTTAATTGtccttaattataattatgccGACTAGGAAATTTACTACCGAAAGATATCCGAGCATAGAAATATCTTGCATAGAGTTTTCTGTTGGTATGCTTGTAATTATGGACGGTATGAATCATTGGTTCTGACTGTACTTGAGCACAAACTTCTGTACCCTGGTGATGATAAAGTACTATCTAATGCTCCGCATAAGAGtcgtgcaataaaaaataataaatagttattttcaATACGTAAGATGAAAACGAGGGTTTGCTTGTGTCGCCAATACAagtagggtagaggtaccgtttttggccactttagggccagttttggacatatgaaaaattaaaataaaataatttgtaaaagacacaagacaaaattaatttctaaaatgtattcaaagataattttaacccactattaaaatggcagttttattttacactttttcattaattaaaataaagtatcaaatgtccaaaaatggagcagtggccataaatggtacctctaccctattcCACGAACCCTCGTTTTAATcttatttttcgaaaatagcTATTTTATAACATCTGTGTTTAAAGTTCAATTGCAAGAATTcgaatcatttaaaaaaaaaaaaaaaaaaacaacaacaactactattttactaaaaaatacaaaattgtacaatttcacatttttcgatttattcaTGCATtacatttcaataaaattttagtaacatcaatttttgaaaataataatcgcgTCACACGACGTTcgaatttgaactttaaactcAGGAGTCAtaaaaaagctttttttatatcatacatttcttctataaaaattcgtaactcCCAATGCGTGtatgattaaataaacaatttaattcaaaacatttcaaataaattaagtaattatccTTGAACAATTACGTAGGAACTGCAGGTTGTTACAGTAGGACCTCGTTATGAGACTAGCTCGAGGCCGTAggcgaaaaaattcttgaaattGAGGTACCTCCACTATTGTGCTTAATAGCGTTTGCGCCTATTCTTCGCTATAAGACTATCGCCGTTTTgcgttttatttatgtattcggTTCAACTCTACTCTATTATACAGTGtatctattttatatataaccataaataaacagaatttTGTCGTTCttttcagttaattaattatgcgaTACCacgaaattttaagtattctttatgaaaataaattatttaatcctTTATTGAGTTGTTGGTAGGGGAAACGTTCCGAGCGAGTTTCAACAAATTGAGGGAAAGAGTCTTATAACGCgcagtcttataacgaggtcttACTGTATTTCGCACTCGAGTGGACGAATGAAATTGTCCTTATTGCACTCGGACAGTAAATGGAGGATCGATAGATTACAAAGTAGTGCATCGAATATTGGTATGTATCTTGTGATAAAAGCTTtcgttcaataaaaaaaacttgggCAAAATTATCCATAAACTGCtcttaaatgaataaattaaaatacttacaCTATATCTACCGTAACGACTAATATGACGTAGAAAAACTGCAAGCATTCGTGAGTCAAATTGATCTGGTTCACGCGATGTATCATCAGAACGTGTTTTCATATTAGTCTTAACGCactgaaatatattttgtctgtcttaattaattgaaaataatgaaatattaataactttaataaaataaagacttACAACATCTAAATTAGTCATTGGCGGTTCAAGTTCACAAGAAGGAGCCCAAATTTTAACATCACTGTCTAAACCACTTGTAGCTAAAATTGGTACATACGGATGTGGTTCTAAACGATTAACCTGTAGAcagttaatatattaatttttttttttttttttttaataaaaatgattcaaattaaatgaatacatTAAGGtgtttcaaaaagtttttgattattttcatttttaagtcaagcacttaaaaaaagtgctctgatcgattttaaaatcgatattaaaatgaaaataaccaGAAAACAATggggaatttgaaaaaattttatcagagataatttgtagagaataaaattgtttacaaaaaagatctcatgtcattttgtgataagtctgatagtttcgcccaaaaagtaaaaagatctcaaaatttcctataaatttgacttcaaactccaataacttttgaacagatggatttatcaaaaaatgatatgagACTTTTCTTGTAGatcattcaatttcctacacatTCATGTCTACAGATTTTTACTACGACGCATCGTTaactagttataaaaatcagaagacgcaaaaaaatttttttttcatattattcttatggaaaatagataAGTGCGATGCGGAACCTCtcaaagttaattttaaaaggttCTAATTTTTACTggtgtatttgtatatctaaatgaaacttttgaacctgttttcgagaaaagaaaaattcgttttttttttttttaaacaccctaatatacatctatattagggtgagccaaaaaaaccaacctatcgaatttacgtcttaaaaaggacctatatatcgagaaaaaaattctcctattgggcaaaatttttagctcaactTTAAAaagtgtcggtagccatttgaaatttctcatttaaataacatgcgaaaaaattttttttcattaaaaatattataatttttgaaccatgtgagacaaaaattcggctctagaatattcttgtagggcattaaatttcttaaaagaaagtgCTGGGAGTCGACAAATTTAAGGCTTCATTTcgattttccaaatacttttcttctgttgtgatcgataacaaaatattatttgttacaacgtggatattgttggtgatttccttgcactacatgtagaacaaattttctcgtagtattgatatttttaacaattaagccttaaatttgtatgattctgtttactccagactttgatggcctgttagtatacgaaatatcaagtttacaaattcgactcccaggactttttttaaagaaatttaatgccacgcaagaatattctagagccgaatttttatctcacacggttcaaaagttataatgtttttaatcaaaaaaaatttttttgcatgttatttaaatgggaaatttcaaatggctaccgacaccttctaaaattgagctaaaaattttgtgcaatgggagaatttttttctcgatatctAGTTCTTTTTTAAGACATAAATTCGAtgggttggtttttttggctcaccctaatatatatattaaactgttttaaataaaggggatatttttttttttttaagaacattgaaaaatctacTAATGCTCTTCAAAAATGTTTAGGAGCTCAAAAGCTCTAAAACgaacggttcaaaagttacaggtatttaaagttaataactttttaaaaatcaacattCAAACACTTTTTATACTAAAACTGATACTCTCacgaaaaatatcaaataaaaactttaaaacaaatttaatttattacaaacaGGCTTTAAACCATCAATGtaaatttcttactttataattaatcaatatgtttaataaatactttttcattaaaattattattttctgctTGTATGacatttgtaataaatttttttactaaatttactTTAGACGAAACTTAGCTacgacaattattaatttagcaaatttattatatcaataaaatagtctttattaaaatcaattgcACGGTTGtgatcatatttttaatacaatctTTACATAAATCGatttgaaaataagtgaaaaatatgttaatggtataataaatttgttaaaataataatattggtTGTAGCAAAGACTTATTCAAAGTAAactaagagaaaaaatttattacaaatgtCATACaagtagaaaataataattttaatgaaaaagtatttattaacttttcaTGAGAGTATCAGTTTTGGTGCAAAAACAGTTTGAacgttgatttttaaaaagttatcaactttaaatacctgtaacttttgaaccgttcGTTTTAGAGCTTTTGAGCTTCTGAGCAATTTTGTAGAGcgtaaaatttcctacaaaaatattcatgaCAAACTTTTTCCTCAACGGCGAatgaagttataaaatttcttataaaaaaataaaattctcatGCTATTAGCGTGGGAAAAATCGAATAGCGAGCaccaccttttaaaattgaaataaaaaattatccttttgacagaatttttttttcgatatatagaAATTTCTTTTACAACAGccgagcgaaaaaaaatatctatttttgaTGGagcactctaatatatatattaaaattagtaaGTATTCATACCACTCCTTGGTCATCTCCTGGCATCCACTGAACAATAGCTTCTGTATTTTTATcccaaaagaaaatatttccgCAATCAGAACCGGATACAATGAATTCACTTTTTGgtccaaaaaaattaacgctTTTTACTGTAGCACTATTACGATGACCCTCGTATTTATGAGCGTAATCTCTCGTTGGATTTGGCGAAAcagtatcaaataaataaatatcatcatcattatagGATGTAACTATTTCGGTTCCATTGTAATTATACACTGCTGATGTTACGTACGCTGATTGTCCAGCTGCAgactgtataaaaaattaattttaagaaatttataaaaatattatgaacaactaatttattaataccaaATTTCTTGGGCATAGTTTCTGAACAGGTTCAAGAACTCTTCGTCGGTCAAATATTTTCACATTTTGGGATCGACCACCAACACAGAAATAATTACTATCACGTGGATTTATATGAACAGTATAAAGCAAAGTATGAGATCCATCTTCTTTAACCGTTAAcaatctataataataataacaataaataataaattatacaactaatgattattaaatttattaatgaatatttttaaaaactaaccGAGTTGGTTTTTCAGCACGAATAtctattgataatatttttccaTCATCACCAACAGATAAAACGTTATAAGGATGATCAAAATGAGTTGCAAGTCTTCTTGCTTCCTCCCGATGACTAGccaactttttatttacaccTGTATTTATATCTAGCAATCTAACTTGGCCATCACGTGCACAAGTTACTATAAATGATTCGTAATCAATTGGTAACCACTTAACttcaaaaacatttaaacTGTGACCAGTTTCAAAAACACCACGTTTTTTTCCTACTGCCCAGTCCCAAATGACAACTTCTAAATCATCAGAACCACTAGCTAATCTACTTCCATCTTTGTTGAAGTTTAATGCATTAACACAACCCTATAATacagttaaattaataattgaattaaggTAAGGGGCCCAGTTTCTGACCTTTTTAGAGTGCCGGTTGGGGttatactataataattaatgtaagatttaatttaatgagaaaaataataattctatcgACCAGTTTATgatttgtcaaataaagtcatgcgcgtaaaataattatttcaattgaattaataatttaaatagacGTTTTCAAAATTGACATTCAGAGACTTAGTTTCCGGCCCTCACAGTGGCCAAGTTTCTGACCCTCAAATTACACAAACCATGATTAGGTTATATGAAGTACTTACCAAGttttaataaactaaaactattatttagataaataaattaaatatttactgtaacaaaaacataatttttcaatatttaaaatataaataattaaagttactTTAGCTAGCTCCTgttctcataatttttcatcgcagctcgttgtcttttttttaaactcttgaataaaaaaattaattttgtcataataaaaatattattcaactaaaagagtcataacaatttaattactattgaagttgacattatttttacaataattttatcattccAAGAATATAAACTTTCAAGATCTAATTatgatcttttatttttaaaagtgaatattaaatgttaatttatcacTGTATTGTGAATaatagtagaaaataattaaaaaaaattataaatattgctatttttacattttatagacATGTAATTAAACAGATAACCTGGCTCTCAGTAAGTTATAATTTCAGGGTCAACAACTCCACCATACCTTTAAAATTGTACCTAGTTATTGACCCTCAAATTTCAACAACaaaactcattttaatatgctttataaatttattaagataaatgttaattaaatattgatctatccatctatttttagttacatttttttatttacatgatAATTAGTGCACATGTTCAATCGTCGTACCTCCTAACGTAAACTGTTTAGACTCTATTTACAAAATGGCTTCCTCAGCCACTTATggctaaaatatttcattttattcagttaatattttctatgttTTTTCAATCGCCATTAATTAGGCTCAGAATAAATTACaacaaattaagaaaaaattgattttctttttaaggttatagttttttaagtaagtaagaaaaaagttgaaagCACAGAAACTGGGCCAGGGTCAATAactgggtcttttaccttggcaattaaaaaaaataaaatcaattttattttcttacctCGTGCTCATCTAACTTGTGCATTATTTCAAGCCGTTGTACAGTACGTAAAGAACCATAAAATTTacgattaaaaaatctattgttACCAATCTCACGACTTCTCATCTCTGGTAACATGAACCATTTTGGTTTTGGTTTTGCTTTAGTCAATACTTCAGGCATTTCTAAACCTACTTCTTCTTCACTAGCTGTTGACCATTCATCTGAATCATCATCTAgagtacaataaaaaaaaaaaaatttttatcatctttattttataaaatcataaaatcaaaatattttttaccttttacgctacttattttattagtaccATCAGAATCAGAATTTTTATCGCGgtcacttttttttgaattttcagttTCATTTTCGGATTCAACAAAATTTGACTCACCATCAACCGAGGAGTCTAATTCTTGTGAACTTGAATTAGAGTCACGTGCTTTTTTACCAGACTTTGAATCTGAATCTTCATTATTATCAGAACTTTTTCTATAATggcgtttttttaattttgacttagGTTTTGTGATTTTAACATTACTACAACTAGGCTCATCTTTATTGACATTAGGAGACTCAGGACTTTTATCATTTGTTCCACTTGATATTTCATTAGTAGTATCTCCAGAATTATTCGACAtatctgtaaaaataaaataaaccattaaatttaaatcattactaataataaatatgatgaaTCTTAAAATGACTTCTTTTGTTTATTActgtccaaaaatttttaaatttaagtccgTATTTTTGTATCCTAGAAAATTCAATCATAccttttttctataaatttttgaaatttttttcgttgacatAAACTTATTAAAAAGCAAAtttagccaaaaaaaaaaaatatttcagttataaagtacaaatattaattttttataccaattttataccaaaaaaattttgacatatATCACATATTGGGTAACAGTACCAAATATTGACCGAGTTCGATTTAATGACCGGTTACCTAAATACcttaaaaatggaaaaattgatGTACTTGaaaatcggaacgtttttcgtggaacggaaataaaaaaacgaaaggAAAAGTGAAAATCTACgggatctagatttctgaaatgtttcgtaCGTCAGCCGATAATTGCAGGCCACccccaactaccccttaagtcaTCTTTAGaatcaaattacataaattattttcattttcgttgcgtgaaaaacgttccgatcttcaggtacataaaaatTGGTGAATTTGATtgatggaaaattaaaaatgtataattacatatttttcatgaattaaatttaccaatttttccattttcaaGAGTATTTAAGTACTCGGTCATTAAATGGCACTTGGTTAATATTTGGTAAAGTTACCATATACCACTttgataggaaaaaaattgatattttcatACCAATTTCTtgccaataaaaaaatgatttttgattattcttatatcaatatatgtataacagctggaaaaaattcagtgattaaaatttttgtcaataaatggataattgaaaaaaaacaatacttaattgattttatattgattaaaaaaagtacacaGCTAAAATGGTTAAAATCCTGCGATAATTTAGTAGATATTTGCTCTCaaagtagtaaaatttttagataaaagtatacaaaaaaaaaatatgatatatcagtatgaaaatttcaaaattacggTATTGTTTcggtataaaataaaaaattataagagaaaaCTAAAGGTCGACCATATTTATTAGTTCTagtacctttttttttaaattaattacattcgTTAGtcgaatataaatatttttaaacatctGCTTTAATAGATTTAGAAAATTCTATAAGTATTGAGACAAAACATACCAGAAAATAACAGGTTCTCTAAAGATTTTCTTAAAtctaataatgataaaataatattttctacaTACCATCAACAAGATTATTATCACTGTTACTATTATCCGGTAGATTATTGTCATGAGTTACTAATGAACCATTGatattattagtattactattttttgattttttttctaaaggtTCATTTACTGTTTGACATTCATTT is a window encoding:
- the LOC130667965 gene encoding BOS complex subunit TMEM147; translation: MTLYHFGNCLALVYVPYYLAYKYSGLSEYGAFWKCIQAGGIYIFTQLVKMLALATFFPTADNVSQEGFDLFGEFLKYSIDLADLVGILIVLKGIPGKGHAKVLTAGIGWAGAEVLLTRFLLLWVGARGAEFDWKYIQKSLESNISLIQHISTATLVWLWSRHDLKKSLVPLVISMLLLTVYRPLILDLLTSLLLAGPWSSLLIKAVTTLFMGAVTLHIYAGFAHSIGIF
- the LOC130667964 gene encoding DDB1- and CUL4-associated factor 8-like isoform X2, with the protein product MDTNENDLEANKNVNDKNKNIESCDNNKINENVSTTMELENKNDENSLVQGIVINNLSMDCDDTTIDKNNISCNNHDRIDEHNECQTENECQTVNEPLEKKSKNSNTNNINGSLVTHDNNLPDNSNSDNNLVDDMSNNSGDTTNEISSGTNDKSPESPNVNKDEPSCSNVKITKPKSKLKKRHYRKSSDNNEDSDSKSGKKARDSNSSSQELDSSVDDDDSDEWSTASEEEVGLEMPEVLTKAKPKPKWFMLPEMRSREIGNNRFFNRKFYGSLRTVQRLEIMHKLDEHEGCVNALNFNKDGSRLASGSDDLEVVIWDWAVGKKRGVFETGHSLNVFEVKWLPIDYESFIVTCARDGQVRLLDINTGVNKKLASHREEARRLATHFDHPYNVLSVGDDGKILSIDIRAEKPTRLLTVKEDGSHTLLYTVHINPRDSNYFCVGGRSQNVKIFDRRRVLEPVQKLCPRNLSAAGQSAYVTSAVYNYNGTEIVTSYNDDDIYLFDTVSPNPTRDYAHKYEGHRNSATVKSVNFFGPKSEFIVSGSDCGNIFFWDKNTEAIVQWMPGDDQGVVNRLEPHPYVPILATSGLDSDVKIWAPSCELEPPMTNLDVCVKTNMKTRSDDTSREPDQFDSRMLAVFLRHISRYGRYSPASRARRLVHARSYDDNSDSSNDSSRSLDSDSHSDDDAMDGPSCTTS
- the LOC130667964 gene encoding DDB1- and CUL4-associated factor 8-like isoform X1, with amino-acid sequence MDTNENDLEANKNVNDKNKNIESCDNNKINENVSTTMELENKNDENSLVQGIVINNLSMDCDDTTIDKNNISCNNHDRIDEHNECQTENECQTVNEPLEKKSKNSNTNNINGSLVTHDNNLPDNSNSDNNLVDDMSNNSGDTTNEISSGTNDKSPESPNVNKDEPSCSNVKITKPKSKLKKRHYRKSSDNNEDSDSKSGKKARDSNSSSQELDSSVDGESNFVESENETENSKKSDRDKNSDSDGTNKISSVKDDDSDEWSTASEEEVGLEMPEVLTKAKPKPKWFMLPEMRSREIGNNRFFNRKFYGSLRTVQRLEIMHKLDEHEGCVNALNFNKDGSRLASGSDDLEVVIWDWAVGKKRGVFETGHSLNVFEVKWLPIDYESFIVTCARDGQVRLLDINTGVNKKLASHREEARRLATHFDHPYNVLSVGDDGKILSIDIRAEKPTRLLTVKEDGSHTLLYTVHINPRDSNYFCVGGRSQNVKIFDRRRVLEPVQKLCPRNLSAAGQSAYVTSAVYNYNGTEIVTSYNDDDIYLFDTVSPNPTRDYAHKYEGHRNSATVKSVNFFGPKSEFIVSGSDCGNIFFWDKNTEAIVQWMPGDDQGVVNRLEPHPYVPILATSGLDSDVKIWAPSCELEPPMTNLDVCVKTNMKTRSDDTSREPDQFDSRMLAVFLRHISRYGRYSPASRARRLVHARSYDDNSDSSNDSSRSLDSDSHSDDDAMDGPSCTTS